One window from the genome of Cryptomeria japonica chromosome 6, Sugi_1.0, whole genome shotgun sequence encodes:
- the LOC131074825 gene encoding uncharacterized protein LOC131074825 — MGVEAMIAVGIVWGTTNALIKRGTLISEQHKNERRKKSLPLSNEGSRFDWLVNYIEEWVSLLCVWQYSIPFIINLSASAGFFLILGDSPISLAVPVTNAVTFAATAVAGLALGETMHLLHTLLGLLLTLSGVWLCITSS; from the coding sequence ATGGGTGTGGAAGCAATGATAGCAGTCGGGATAGTCTGGGGTACCACGAATGCATTGATCAAGAGGGGTACCCTCATCTCTGAACAGCACAAAAACGAGAGACGGAAGAAATCCTTACCACTTTCCAATGAGGGCTCGAGATTTGATTGGTTAGTCAACTACATTGAAGAGTGGGTAAGTCTTCTCTGTGTGTGGCAAtactctattccattcataatcaattTGTCAGCCTCAGCTGGATTCTTTCTCATATTGGGGGATAGCCCAATCTCCTTAGCAGTGCCTGTAACCAATGCAGTCACTTTTGCAGCAACTGCTGTAGCAGGATTAGCCCTCGGTGAGACCATGCATCTTCTGCACACTCTCCTGGGTCTGCTGCTTACTTTATCTGGTGTTTGGTTATGTATCACTTCCTCATAG